The DNA segment GATCGGGCCGCATGGACTGGTTGGCGCACATCGGCGGGCTCAGGCAGTGGGCCAGGGGCGGGGTGCGGGCGCCGCACAAGCCGCTGTTGCTGCTGTACGCGCTCGGCCGGTTCCAGCAGGACGCCGAGGGCGGGCTGCGGTACACGGCGGTGGAGGGCGACCTCCAGCGGCTGCTGACCGAGTACGGCCCGCCGAACCGGACGACGCCCGCGTACCCCTTCCACCACCTGGCCACCGACGGTGTGTGGGAGGTGCGCACCGACCGGGGAACCGGCAGCCCGGGCACCGGGGTGCGTGACCTGCGGGAGTCCGGCGCCACCGGACGGCTCGCGCCGGACCTGCGCGCGGCGCTACGGCGCGATCCACAACTCCTGGTCAGAATCGTGCGCTTGCTGCTCGACCTGCACTTCCCGCCCTCCCTGCACGGCGAGTTGTGCGAGGCGGCGGGCCTGGAGCTGGAGTGGGCCCGGTCCGAGGGGTTCTCGGCGGCGCGCGGGCGGCGCGACCCCCGGATGCGGGAACTGGTGCTGACCGCCTACGAGTACCGGTGCGCGTTCTGCGGTTACGACGGCCGGCTCGGGGCGGTGCCGGTCGGGCTGGAGGCGGCCCATGTGCGCTGGTGGGCGTTCGGCGGGCCCGATGTGATCGAGAACGGGCTGTGCCTGTGCTCGCTGCACCACAAGCTGTTCGACCGGGGCGTCCTCGGCATCGGGGACGGCCGGCGCGTCCTGGTCTCGCAGCGGTTCGCCGGCCACAGCCCCGCCGCCCGCGACCAGGTCACCGCGCTCGCGGGCCGCCGCCTCCTCGGCCCCCGGCCCGGCGGACGCCCCGTCGCGGACGTCCACCGCGACTGGCACACCCGCCAGGTCTTCCGCGGCGAACCACGCCTGCCCGGACAGCGGACGGACAACGGTACGGCGGACAGCGGTACGGCGGACAACGGTACGAGGGTGAGCTGAGGGCCCGGCCCGGATCACCGCGTCGTACTCCCCCGCCGGACACCGGCCGCCCGCGTGCCGTGCCCCGCCGCGTCCGCGTCCTCCGTCATCATGGAGCGGCCCCGCCCGCGGTCCCGGCCCGCGACGCCCCCGGTCCGCACTCACGTACCCACGTATGGCGTCGGCCCGGGTGGACCCTACGTATTGTAGGTTCCCCATCGGCCCGGGCCACACGGCCGTTCATACACCTGTTCCACCACGTCAACGGGGGATTCATGCAGGACACGGAGACGGCGCCCAGCGGTGAGGTCTGCGCGCGCAGCCTCGCACCGACCCTCGCCGTACTCGTCGTCAGCCTCTTCGTCGCCGCCGTCGGCGTGTACGAGCTGTGCGGCTTCGGGCTGCACAGCCTCGACCGGCGCCCGCATCTGTTCAGCGACGGCCTCGCCACCGGCGGGGTGATCGTCGCGGCGGTGGCGGCCGGGGCCGCGGTGGGCAATCTGGCCTGGCTGCTGGCCTCCGCCCGGCGTGGCTCGGAAAGGACCGGGTAAGAGGCGGTCCCGGTACGCTCCTGTCCCGATGGACAGACCGGCACCTTTCCCCTACAAGCTGTAGGGTCGCATGCGTGAGCCCCGTCTGTCCCCGGCTCGCCCCGTCCGTCCCCGTCCCCCTTCCTCAAGGTGACCAGTCACCATGCCCGCTCCGCAGTCGACCGTCCCCTCCGCGCACGCCCCCGCCGAGCGTGCCCCGCGCCGCGAGTTCCCGCCGCTCACGCCCGGCCCCCGGCTGCGCGCCGCCGCCGCCTCCGCCACGGTGTGGTACCTGCGGCTGATCGCCGTGCTCAACGTCCTCGCGGTCCTCTCCCTGCCGTTCCGGCAGGAGGTCCACGAGCACAACACCAGCAAGCTCTTCAACCATGAGCACCCGCATCACGTCGGCGCGTTCTTCACGCCGTACCTGGCCACCGGCGGCCTGGTCTCGGCCGCCCTCGCGATCTTCCTGATGCTGGTGATGCGGCGCCGCAAGCGCGCCGCCTGGCTGACCAACATCGCGCTCGCCGGGCCGCTGTTCGCGGTGTACGTCGTCGGGCTCATC comes from the Streptomyces sp. SUK 48 genome and includes:
- a CDS encoding phosphorothioated DNA-binding restriction endonuclease, translated to MDWLAHIGGLRQWARGGVRAPHKPLLLLYALGRFQQDAEGGLRYTAVEGDLQRLLTEYGPPNRTTPAYPFHHLATDGVWEVRTDRGTGSPGTGVRDLRESGATGRLAPDLRAALRRDPQLLVRIVRLLLDLHFPPSLHGELCEAAGLELEWARSEGFSAARGRRDPRMRELVLTAYEYRCAFCGYDGRLGAVPVGLEAAHVRWWAFGGPDVIENGLCLCSLHHKLFDRGVLGIGDGRRVLVSQRFAGHSPAARDQVTALAGRRLLGPRPGGRPVADVHRDWHTRQVFRGEPRLPGQRTDNGTADSGTADNGTRVS